The nucleotide window GTGCAGGAAGAGGACTGGTGGCACCGGCTTGGCAGGCCCTTGCACCAGCTCCCTTGGCCACCAGGAGCACCAGCAGGTGCAGCTGAAGGGGAGGCTTGGCAGGCTGAGCACGCCGGCTCCCCGCCAGGGTTTGAACAGACTGAGGAGCAGACGCCCACGGGGGGGCTTGGACCTGAGGCCCCAAAGGGCGACCTGCTCCTCCACATCCCCGCCTGGCCTGCCCCGGTGCTGAGCTCCAGGAAGGTGGGGGAGTGCTGGGGGCCAGGGGACAGGGGGCCGAGCCCACCCACAGGCAGtgccagagaggaggagggggctggtgAACCAGGCTGGGGGCTTCTCATGGGGGCCAGTAGGGAGACAGAGCAGTCCTGGAAGGGCTCCCGGATGCTGAGTAAGGCCTGGAGGACAGGCGGCCCTCCCAACATCAGTACCCAGGATGGATCCCCAGCACCAGGGAAGCCCCTCGGGGTTCTGGGGtgctggaggaggaagggaggacccTAGGGGAGGAAGAGATTCTCTGACAGCTGCTCAGGGGCAGACAGCAGTCCAAGGACGGCGAGCAGACTTAGGGACATGTGAGCCAAGGAGTGTCTGGTTCATCGGCAAAGCTTCCAGGACGTGCCGGTTACCACATGTGCACGTGCCCCCTGCCCACCACGGGTAACCAATACGCTGGCAGCACTTCCCATCCTAAAATGAGGCCACGGAGAATATCAGTGCCATTTTGAACTAAAGAATGGGGTCAGATAAGGGAAATGGGGGATGAGGGAGGGCATGGGGAGGAGTTGAGATATTACAGTATTTTggtttatcttttccaagaacaAAACAGGCTACATCTGGCCTGGTCTTCTTTCTTCTGAAAGGCTCCTCTGCGATTCAGCTTTTCCTACAGATATCTGCCAGCCACCCCACTGAGCCAGGCCCCGGTGGGCGCAGGTCCCCAGCCACGAGTCCCACGTACCCCTGTCCTCAATGCTCTCGGGCAAGCGGCCAACAGCGATCAGAGCAGAGCCCAGAAGGAGAGCTCTGCAGTAGGACGGAGGTCCGGCCCCCCACTCACAGCTGTGGTCACCCCAGTCCCGTCATCTGTATAATAGGATCGATGGTAGCAGCCAACCCCGGGGGCACagggattaaatgaggtgatggATGGGGAACCCACATAGGCGCTGGCCCCGAGCAGGAGCACAGAGATACCGGCAGGGCAGGAAACAGCTGTTGGTCTTTATAACTCCTTCCTCTACCCCAGAAGCGACCCGCTCCACACTCACCATTCTCCTGAAAGCCGAAAGGCGGGGGGTCCGGGAGGTGAAAGGCCTGTTGTTTGTTAAGGATGACAGGCCTGGGTATGAAAGTTTAAGACCAAAGGGACAGAGCTAAACTTTTCTGCTAAAAAGAGGCAGATGTTGAAGGGGTGGGGCCAGGGCAGTTGGGAGGCATTGgcaggaggagagacagagagagagagacagagggacacagagacagagacacagagacagagagagacagagagaaacaaagagagatatacagagagagagacagagacagagtatTGTCTCTGTGTGGATGGAGCACGACCTTGAGGGGGATATAAATGTCTAAAGGTTGTCTGTGGCTGGTGGGAGGTAAACTCTCTCCCACGACGCCCCCCATGGGAGTCAGTAAGACCCCCACTGTTCTCAAATGCTCTGGTGCACTGGGACCATTCAGGGAGAATGTGAGGCAGCGATGTCCTCGTCCTTGTCCTGTGTCTTCTTCCGGGAGGGGACCCTCATTTTACCCTCGCCCCTCATGGATTCCAAGGGTGGGCATACCATTTGCCAGGAAgctccctgagtctccagccaGATCAGCACAAGCCCTTCCCACGGCTCATGGTCCCATGGGAATCTGACAGGTCCCAGGTACAGTGAGGGCTCAGGGGGGTGTGGCCAAGTCTCCCCACAAGGGACCCAGGGAGCATTGTGTAGGGGCAGGGACCCTGAGAGCTGACAAGGAGTTTGCAGGCAGATGGGTGGTTGGGAGGACCTTCTGGGCTCGGGAAAGCGGAGAATGAGGGTAGGGGTATGCAGCAGCAAGGGCCTCAGGGAGGTGAGCTTGCGTGctgcgtgtgtgcgtgcacgtaTGGGTGTGCTTGCACGTGCATGTATGCGTGTGTGCGCGTGCACGTATGGGTGTGCTCGGGTGTGCACGTGCATGGAGGAGGGGTCAGTGGGAAGAGGCCAGCAGCCAGGGGCGAGCCTGGAGAGGCAAGCAGACCCTTCCCCATGAAGGGCCTTCAACACCAGGCTACAAGGCCCGACCTTTACCCCCAGGGCACTGGGCAACAGCGAATGGGAGGGAAGCTTGTGTCCTGAAGAGCCTGCCCCCTGGCTGCCCAGTGCTACCCCGGCTGGAGGAGGGCAGGTGTGGAGCTGGGGGGCCGCTCGGAAGCCACTGCAGTCTCAGGGAGAGAGGCAGCCTGGACGGCACGGGCAGTGGGCACAGGCAGGAGGGTGAGGAGGCCTCCAGGGTGATGGTGGGGGCCTGTTTCCCATATGACCTGTCACTCCTGCTGTGCCGGGCCCCAGCTCCTCTGGGGGGCAGCGTGGCCGGGCCCCGTCAACAAAGCTACACGGTGCCTGGAACAGACACAGCAGGGCTTACGACGCCCCACAGCGGGGGCTCCGGGGGAGGGAAACGTGGAGCCCCTTCTGCCCTCAGAGGTGGCCGGCAGGCTCTGGAGGGTGTGCCAGCCCCCTACTCCCTGAGCTGCCGGGGAGGAGACTCAGGGGGCCACGAAAGGACAGCTTTGTGTCCGCTGACCGACCGACCTCTGAGTGCAAGTTAGCTGCCCTCCGGTGAAGGACGCAGACAGCAAAGCCCGCCGGCTGAGTGAGCAGCTCGGCAGGAATTGGGGATCTGCTCCCGTCACATCCAGGCTTGCTGACACCCCGAAATGTCCCCTCCACTCATTGCTGCTCCGAAATCCCAGGCATTAGACCTGAGGGAGATCCGATTATTAGTGAGTTAATCAGATGTGTGTAGATTACCACTCAAGCATTTAAAGACGTCTTGAAAGCTGCATTTCAATGTAATTGGTTTCCTTCGTAATcctaaaaacattattctgagaaagCATCCCTGGGCTTCCCTGGATGCCGGAAGGGGTCACACAGAGCAAGTCAGGAGCTCGAGACGGAGACGGGGCCCCCTCGGCAGGGCTGACAGAGGGCTCCCcagctgaatttttaataaaattgttttcaagtCTTGACGCGCGGCCCTGTGCAGGCCTCGAACCCCCTCTCCACTACAAGCACCACTGCCAAGGGGCTGGACCAGGTGGGCGTCCTACTCCAACAACGTGGGACATTTCGTGATCCTCTTTTTGGCGTGTTTTTGCCTGAAGCGCTGCTGACTTTGATCATTTGTTGGGACTTTTCATTTCAGACGACTTTTGGAGCACCTGCCTCAGAATTGGAAGGTTCCAGCATTGGGTGTAGGTGAGAGCAGATCCCCCGGGATCTGGCTGAAACGAAGATTCAGCATCAGCAGGTGTGGGCCGGCCTGAGACTCCGCATcagagaggtgaggaggagggtGGTCGTGAGAATCCTGCGGAGAACCTAAAACCAACAAAGACAACAGCAGTGAGACAGTTTCCTGCCCTCAGCCCTGGAGACGCAGAGGAAGCATTCCGCTGGACAAAGTCCCTGGTGATGCTGACAGATCCATCACTAATTAACTAATCGACCGATTATTTCACTCGTTCCCCAGATGTCAGGGTGAGGGCGCTGACCTGCAGCTGGGGAATCGGTGGGAACAGGACAGGGGGCCTCTTGGCCTCGCGGCACTGGCCTTCTCGTGGAGGAGGCACACTGATCACTGCTCCTCTCTCTGGCGGGTCTCCAGGACCCCTTGGGGCCCCTCTTGGGCTCAGGCCCTCCGAGGCCTGGGGATCAGATGGAGGCTTGGCAGATGGGTGGGTTTCTCCAGACCCGGCTGAAACCACTGTCTCTTTCCACTCTGCTTTAAAGGAAACTCCCATACTGCATCAGCTTCTGGCCCCACAGCCCGTTTCTACTCCTGAATTTCAGAGAGTGACAGGCGCCGTGAAGAGAGTGGGGAAAGTGGAGGTGGGTGTGGGGCGGGGAGAGAAGACCCTCTCGGGGCGGGAGGAGGGCAGGCCGGTGGGGCAGGCACAGGGTCACGGGCCTATGTTGGTCTCAGCTCTCGTGGGGCTCAACCTGAGCTCCCTGGTGGCCAAAGTGAGACCTGGTTTGTGACGTGATGTTCCTTCTAAGGTTCGGTTCTTGGGGGGGCCACCCGTGCTTCCTCTAAGACCAAGGCCCATAGTGTGCATGGGGAAGGTTCTGGGGACTCGGGGGCCTGCAGTAGCTGGTCTTCTGTCCTAATTGACGTGTTCCCTGCTCCTGATTTCATATATAATTTACCAGTTTATAACAACACGTCTTGATGTAGGTTGCCTCAAACGTTTTCCAAACGAGGCTGGGTGTAACACATGGACACGCTCATCGCCCGCCTTGGTGGGCCGCTGCCTTATGGGGATGGCAGCACCTCGGCTAGAGTGGTCCTTTCACTCCCTCAGGCCCCGACTGTGCTGCTGCGGGCCTGGGCTCAGCACCCtcgccctgggcctcagtctccccgttgTAGGTGAGGTGCTGCTGGCTGGTGTCTGGGCCTCCCTCCTCCAGGGTGGGATTTGTCAAACAGATCAGGGGACCCCACATACAAAGGCCATGCCTGCCCGTGGGCCCATGTGCCAGCAGGTGCCACCCGAGTCCCTGGGGATTGGAGCAGGCCCAGCAGCCCACGGGGGCCTAGGATGCTCAGAGCTTCCTGATGGAGCCCCCAGCACTCGGCGGGTGGGGGCAGAGGGCCCAGCGCCCCGGTGTGGACAGAGCCCAGCCACCCAGCTCCCTGCCACGACTTCCACCCCTTGCCCGATCCTTCCTCCTCGAGAGAACTCTGCTGATAACGGCCACCCCCAACCTCCAACCCCCACCTCAGGCTTAGCTGGTCCAGGCCTATCCTGGGTTCCATGAGGGAGCTTCAAGCCAAGGAGGGCAGTTCAGGGATCTCAGCCCATCAGCTGAGCCGAGCGGCCACGTTCTTGTTGGTTCTCAGACCAGGGACAGGCTTCTGGCCCAATCCCCAGCCCCCAAACCCAGTTCCTCTGAGGCTGGGGTCATTCTTGCTCTCCCACCCCCCTGCTGAGCCTTGCCTGGGGACACTCGCCTGTTCCCGGGGCACCTTCCGAGTACCCAGCGGTCACTGAGCCCTGTGAAGCTGATGTGTTCCCGTATCACAGATGGCAAAACTGAGCTCCTCCCAGGCTCTGTTGCTCTCCTGCAGCCCCTCCCGGGCTGAAGCAGGAGCTCCCAGCTCGTTTCTCCCACTAGACGGGAGAAACACCCATGCAGACAGCTTCTCTAGCAGATCCCCGTAGGCTGGTGCCCCCTGTGATTCAGCATCGGTGAGGCGTGCACCTCCCTCCCTGACCACCTCACAGCCCCCACCATGCCTGCTCACCCTGCTCCGGTCTATCCCTTCCCACCTCCAGCAGAAAACCAACTCCATGAGAAGTGTGCCCTTGGAACAGAGCGGCTCAACCAGGTGCAGAAACATCCCCCACCCGGCTCAGAAGAAATCTcacatgcccttcttcctctggtGGCCACGCTGACCCCTGAATCTTTAACAGCGGGGCCCAGAGAAGCATGCCCCAGACACGGCTTCTCCCAACAGGTCCCGTCCTGGGTGCCCTGGCTGCTGGGCTGGCCTGTGGGGCACTGCTGGCTCTCAGGAGCGTTCTGGCCCTCGCCCTCCTCCCTGGACAGTCTCCTGGGCCTGGACGTCAGCCATTGGTGGCCCACAGGCTCCCCCAgtccactcacccagggggcaggGAGCCAGCCCTACGCAGCCGCTGTCAGGAGGGGAGATGGGGTATAACCTGTCTGGGGGGCCCCACAGCTGCAGGGGCGGCCCGGGCAGGTGTCACCTGTCCCTCCCCCCATGCGCCGCCCCAGTGTGTGGGGTCAGGCAGGTCCTTCCTCCGTTCCTGCCAGGGTCCAGTGTTTCTACTCTTGCAGATGCAAAACTGCCCAGGGTTGGGGGACAAAGGCAGGGGCCAGACCCCCAGCACGGGCAGCGATCTGTACCGAGACCCCACCCCGAGGGTCCCAGCCCCTCCTGACGCTGTCGGGtcttccagctcttccttctgggGTCTCCGGGCCCCTCTgtcaggaagagacagagaaaccGGGTAACAGGAACCTGCCCCTCTGAGCGGTCTCTGAGGGCGCGGACCCTGGGGGACGTCCACGGGGCTTGGTGTCGCAGACACGAGCTCGGGAGTGGGGTAGACAAGTTTTATTCCACCCTCTTCCTGCCCACGGCCACCCCAGGCAGAGCGAGGACAGGCTGCTCGGAGGGTCTGGGACAGCCACACACAGGAGGTGACGCTGTGGCCTGAGGTGAGTGGGGAGGGGGACGGCAGGTCTGCTACCGACCCCCGTCGCGCTGGGGGTCACCCTGGCGGCCTGGCCGAGCCCCGGATTCACAGTCTCTGCGGGCGTGGATGCTGGAGGGCCGCGGGTGCAGTGAGTGGCGACGCCCGTTCCACACACACGAGGTTGCCCCGTGGCACCCGGTGACCCGTGAGGCAGGTGAAGCCACCGACGCCGATGCCCCAGGATGGAGCGTGCTGGGGTCGGGGCGGCGACAGTTATTCCGAGGACTGGGGGATGCCCAGGCGGCCATGGCTGACAGGAACTGGACGGGACACAGTAAAAAACTCGTGCacgcacacaccacacaggcacacacacggggTCAGTAAAAACACCCGCCCTCACACGATGCTCTGCCGCCCCCCGGCCCCCTCAAACTCAGAGGCGCCCGAGCCACCGGCCCGGCCAAAGTCAATGAAGATCCCTTCGGAGTCCGAGTCCACGGACTCCAGGATCTGGTCCACCAGGTTCTCAgggctggaggagggcggggagcCGCGGGCCGGGCCCGGGCCGGGCtcagggggctgggctggggggtaCAGTCTGCCGGGGCAGGGCCCTGACGGGGGCGCCGGGGAGGGTCTGAAGGCCCCGGTGGGGCCCTGGCCGGGCGTGTCAGCAAAGCCCTGGGGCTCAGGGCAGGACGTCATCTCGGACACCGAGTGCCGGCGGATACCCTGGCCGCCGGCCGCCGCGCCCTCGGCCTCATGCTCCGCCACGGGGTTCAGCAGCGGCGTGTTGTAGCTCTTGGAGCGCACCACTGGGTTCTTAGCCAGGACGTCGCCCGAGCGGGAGCGGCGCAGGAAGTGCTTCTCTGTGGAGAGACAGACGGACAGATGGCGTCAGGCACCGGGGGCCAGGGCAGCTACTCAGCAAACCAGGCACCTGTGGATTCCAAACCCTTCCTTTGGCGAGATGCCAGGCATCTGTGCGCCTCCACTGTGCGGCCAGCTCTGCACCAAGGGGCAGCTACAGGGACAAGCCCGATGGTGTAGACGCTGGCCCAGCCCTACCACTCACACTCTTGCTGCGTGGCCAGGCCGGGTAGGGGAGGAATGTGGGTTCCCACCCCAGCTCTGACACTAGCTCCACCCCTGTGCAACCTCCTCCTTGGTCCCAGCCTCTCAGCCTGGACGGCAGAGGTTGGGGGGGGCTCAAGTCAACAGTCCAGGGTTCAAATGTGCACCTTGCCAGTGACCCGtgcatgtgcctcagtttccccagctcttGCAAATCTACAAATGTTAGCACTTTCCCGTGAAGACACACCCCTGCCCTCAGAGCCGGAGTCCTAGTGTGTGGGGGGACGACACACCTCCTGGGTGGGCCCTAGGTTGGGTAGTGGTGAGTCCACAAAGGCAGCAGACGACAAGGGGCCTTCCATGAGAGGTCAGGGCTGGGGTTATTCTGTGTGTGGTGGGCCCTGGAGGGCGGGAGGACtgtggggcagaggctggtggggGCAGGTTTAGGCTCCCACTCGGGACCCTGCGGTTCCGCACAgaccaccaggtggcagggctgaGCACACTGAGTGGCTCAGGGGCCTTTCCTGGACAGGGAGGCTCCCTCCCAGCCAAGCTGGGTCCTGGTGTCCAGAGTCActgggggcctgggcagctcAAAGCTCTCTGGCTGCTGGGGCCCCGCCTGAGCTGAGACACACCTGGCAGGCAGGTTTTATACCAGCAGAAAGGTGGGCACTCCCAAGCGGCCCCTCTGTCTGGGATGCTCCTCGGGCACCTCCTCCCAGGCCTGGCTCCTCCCGGCCCCTCAGTGCAGCTGTCACCTCCCAGTCCGGCCTCCACTAAgctccctgccctgggcctcatGTCACCTGGGTCACCCTGGGGAGTCATCTGGCCATCGTTTACTCATTGGTCAGCCTCCTCTGGTGGACGAGAGCCCACGAGGGTGCCTTTGGATCTGCTGAACCCCCGAGACCAAACACAGGGGCTGGCGCACAGTAGGGACTCAGTTTATGTTGCTGAATGAACCAGCGGGGTGTCTGTTCAAGGAGCAATGTGGCCGGCTTCTGCTGGAAGCCAGGCAGCTCCAGGATGCCCAGCCACAGCCACCCCCTCAACCTCGTCCCTCCCCCGTGATTCCCCAAACAAGCCAGGATTTCTGGGCtccgggcctttgcacatgctgtgtcATCTGCCTGGCCGACTCCTGACTTTCAGGACTGAGCACGGCTGCAACCTTCTCCGGAACACAGAGGCCTCTGTGGGGCTCTCGGTGGGTCATCACCTCACCACTTACAGTGTCTGTCTGGTGGGTCCCCCTCAGCCCTTGAAGGAGGGACCCCAGGTGACCCATCTCCATGtgtccagggcccagcacacggcGGGGCCGGTGGATGCTCAGGACAGCTTTGTGGTGACTGACAAGCGAATCCCCAGTgggatcccagctctgctgtctTCACCGGGAGGCCTGGGCTCCCGGGCAGAGGTGGACGGAGCCAGTGGTCACCCCGCTCCCCGCCCAAGGCCCAGGCGACCCCTACCCAGGATACAGGAGTGCGTGAAGGGGCCCTCGCTGGAGTAGAGGCCGTAGGTTCCCAGGTAGGGCGACACCACCTTCTGGATCAGCGTCTCCAGGCGCAGGTAGTCCTTGGTCACGCCCCGGGACTCATGCACCCCCTGCGAGAGAAGGAGGGAGTCGGGGGGCAGGCGCCCTCGCCCACGCTGTTCCATCCACCAGACAGCCTGttccctgcctccccagcccagcCGGGATTAACTCAAAGGTCACCACAAAtggccttctccctcctccccgttCCCACGGGGTCCTGGCCCCCATGGCAGTGCCACAGCGACCCCCTGTCCCAGCCCTCTCTCGAGTTGGGGCCCATGAGTCACTCCCCTGCTCCAGCACCCCCTGTGCTGCCCTCTGCACACAGCAGCCGTCGGGGTCTGGAGACCATGACGCCCCATGGGAAGGGGCCCCGTGAACAAGCTCTGCTCCTCGGGAGAGACCCCTGCGCGCTGGCTTCCTAGAGGCTCTGGGCCATCCTGCGGGGCCCAGCTCATCACCCGGGGCTCCCCACCCTCTCTTTCACCCCGGGGAGGGCTGCAGGCAGGAGAGGCTGCCccacggggccaggcccagggccacATCCAAGCTGGGCAGTCAAGGCCTATCCATCTGACAGCCACCCGCCCTCTCATCTGCTCCACGCTGCCAGCTCTCATCTGCTTCCTCCCCGCCTCCTCCCCTCGTCCAGGGCTTTGAAGGGATCTCCGCCTCCTCTGGTTTCATTAGAGCCAAAGCCTGAGGAAGGAAGCTGCCCACAGGACAGCCCTGGTTTTGCTGATCCGGGGCCAGCTCCGTGCCCTCAGCACCCCTGGCAGAGCACCAGCACACAGCatgcatttactgagtgcttgctgAATGAACCATgtctaaatgaacaaatgaaagacaGCACTCCTCTGGGTGCCGCCAGTTGGTTAAGGGACAAGATACGCTCCGGTGGAATGTCAAACGATGGTTCAAGACGTCAAGAGAAACCAGCTATATGCcgtctacaagaaacccatgtAAACGATAAAGACGCATGCAAACGAAAGTGATACGGGGGAGAGAGACACGCCGCGCTCCCCTAACCAGAAGGAAGCAGGATGATTTCAGACAGCACAGACTGCAGACCAAGAAAGTGACCAGGAATAAAGAAGGTCATTAGGGATGCCGAAGAAGTCAGTTCTCCAAGACGACACAACAAGCCTTAACGTGTACGCATCTCACAAGAGTGCCAAACTCCGGGGGGCCAAGCACACAGACCCGCAGGGAGAACAGAGAAATCCCCACTCATGGCTGGGACTTCCACACCCTCTCAGAAATGGATCCAGAGCCAGGAAATCAGTAAGGACGTGGCCGACTTCCGGACTCAACAGCACCATCGATCAACTGGATACAGTCGCCATCTACAGACGACTTCACCCGACAACAGCGGGACACACGTTCTCCAGCCCACAGGGAACATTCGCCAAGACAGACCACGTTTGGGGCCATGAAACACATCTTAGAGTTAAAAGAACAGAAACCACACAGTGTCTGCTCCCAGACCACAATGGAACCAAACTAGGAATCACTAagagaaagatagctggaaaatccccaaatacatggagattaaacaactcACTTCTacataacacatgggtcaaagaagaaatctcaagagacaTTTTCACTTTGAACGAAAGGAAAACGAAAACAGAACTTTTCCCAATTCGTCGGCTGCAtcgaaagcagtgcttagagggaaactgACAGCACTGAGTGgatatatcagaaaagaaaaagatctaaaatcaaaatctaagcttccactttaggaaagcagaaaaagaagaacaaattaagtccaaaataagcagaagaaaagaaataagaatcagaatagaaatcaatgaaattgaaaacaggaaatttatcgagaaaaatcaacaaaaccaaaagctggttctttgaaaagatcagtaaaatcaGTAAGCCTCTAACCaggctaagaaaaagagagacacaaGTGACcaagatcagaaatgaaagggagaCATCAGTACAGACCCCATGGATCCAGCTGCGTTTGGATGAGGGGGCGGGATTCCACAGGTGCCCCCATAAGTCATCCAGATGGACATGTAGGACCCCACATTCCCCTGGGATTGTCTCGGCCGCCAGCCATAGTGCCCTGGATGAGGACGACACTACCGCTGGGCTGTGCTGGGCATTTGGCAAACTCCATGCTGTTCCTTCCCAGAGCCTGTTTATCTGTGTGTGCTCAGGTGCATGGCCGTTACCTCGGCTTCTGGGACTGTGACAAGGAACTGTGACTCTGTGGTTCGTGAAGCACAGGGCACACCTGAGGCCCTCAACCCACAGTGACCAGCAGCTGTGACCTCAGATCCATCTGGGACTCGAAAAGTGGGGACGGGGTCACTGCGGGGCTGGGACAAGGGCATTTAAAGTTTGGGCCAGGTTGGGGTGGGGCAACAGCCAAGGGTTGTGGTTGGGGGGGCGGTCGCACCCACCAGGGGCAGAACAGGCTGGGGGGCATGAGGCCCAGCCCAGGAAGCCGCAGGAGGCACAGCCACCACCAGGGGGCAGCactgccccagcctggccacccaCTGGGGTGGCCTCCATGGGATCAGGGGCGACCTTCTCCTTCATGGCTCTGAACCCCAGCCCCGTTGCTGCCTGCTCCTGGGCACCTCAGCTTCACACCCCACTTCTCCTCATTATCCTCGCACAGGCCGAGAGACGCAACATCCCTCAAGGCCCCCAGCTTCAACCCAGCCAGGTCCGACCTAAAATCCCTCGAAATCCCAGGGGCAGGCTGGGCGTCCCGCTTGGATGACCACCAGCTTCCACCCAGTGCAGCCCCTCGACCCTT belongs to Diceros bicornis minor isolate mBicDic1 chromosome 25, mDicBic1.mat.cur, whole genome shotgun sequence and includes:
- the PRR5 gene encoding proline-rich protein 5 isoform X4, whose translation is MSHSLDHGSAQPAQPPAVLDRQLLKTELGSFFTEYLQNQLLTKGMVILRDKIRFYEGQKLLDSLAETWDFFFSDVLPTLQAIFYPVQGKEPSVRQLALLHFRNTITLSVKLEDALARSHARVPPAIVQMLLVLQGVHESRGVTKDYLRLETLIQKVVSPYLGTYGLYSSEGPFTHSCILEKHFLRRSRSGDVLAKNPVVRSKSYNTPLLNPVAEHEAEGAAAGGQGIRRHSVSEMTSCPEPQGFADTPGQGPTGAFRPSPAPPSGPCPGRLYPPAQPPEPGPGPARGSPPSSSPENLVDQILESVDSDSEGIFIDFGRAGGSGASEFEGAGGRQSIV
- the PRR5 gene encoding proline-rich protein 5 isoform X2 yields the protein MRTLRRLKFMSSPSLSDLGKREPAAAADERGTQQRRACANATWNSIHNGVIAVFQRKGLPDQELFTLNEGVRQLLKTELGSFFTEYLQNQLLTKGMVILRDKIRFYEGQKLLDSLAETWDFFFSDVLPTLQAIFYPVQGKEPSVRQLALLHFRNTITLSVKLEDALARSHARVPPAIVQMLLVLQGVHESRGVTKDYLRLETLIQKVVSPYLGTYGLYSSEGPFTHSCILEKHFLRRSRSGDVLAKNPVVRSKSYNTPLLNPVAEHEAEGAAAGGQGIRRHSVSEMTSCPEPQGFADTPGQGPTGAFRPSPAPPSGPCPGRLYPPAQPPEPGPGPARGSPPSSSPENLVDQILESVDSDSEGIFIDFGRAGGSGASEFEGAGGRQSIV
- the PRR5 gene encoding proline-rich protein 5 isoform X5, producing the protein MVILRDKIRFYEGQKLLDSLAETWDFFFSDVLPTLQAIFYPVQGKEPSVRQLALLHFRNTITLSVKLEDALARSHARVPPAIVQMLLVLQGVHESRGVTKDYLRLETLIQKVVSPYLGTYGLYSSEGPFTHSCILEKHFLRRSRSGDVLAKNPVVRSKSYNTPLLNPVAEHEAEGAAAGGQGIRRHSVSEMTSCPEPQGFADTPGQGPTGAFRPSPAPPSGPCPGRLYPPAQPPEPGPGPARGSPPSSSPENLVDQILESVDSDSEGIFIDFGRAGGSGASEFEGAGGRQSIV
- the PRR5 gene encoding proline-rich protein 5 isoform X3 is translated as MCSARNCHRECKGQASDPNLVCAVWPLTRHLTSLSLSCLTCERDPPSAPAAGQLLKTELGSFFTEYLQNQLLTKGMVILRDKIRFYEGQKLLDSLAETWDFFFSDVLPTLQAIFYPVQGKEPSVRQLALLHFRNTITLSVKLEDALARSHARVPPAIVQMLLVLQGVHESRGVTKDYLRLETLIQKVVSPYLGTYGLYSSEGPFTHSCILEKHFLRRSRSGDVLAKNPVVRSKSYNTPLLNPVAEHEAEGAAAGGQGIRRHSVSEMTSCPEPQGFADTPGQGPTGAFRPSPAPPSGPCPGRLYPPAQPPEPGPGPARGSPPSSSPENLVDQILESVDSDSEGIFIDFGRAGGSGASEFEGAGGRQSIV